Proteins from a genomic interval of Deltaproteobacteria bacterium:
- a CDS encoding WecB/TagA/CpsF family glycosyltransferase: MPMRSADFRDSVPPAYGPTDARVVKILGVRIANLHTIEAVAYMQKLIWVASPCARAVYLVNAHTLNLACDDPDYRSVLNGADAVFGDGTGVRWAARWQGKKMIANLVGTDLLPYFFVNTTERAYRYFLFGARPDVVARAAENLPTRFPGLNVVGCQHGHYPQAEHDAVVARINAARPDVLMVGMGNPIQERWIHDNRERLTGVKLAIGVGGLFDHWGGVLKRAPMWVRRNGFEWVQLMLQQPHKWRRYLVGNPKFLARVARDTWL, translated from the coding sequence ATGCCGATGCGTAGCGCCGACTTTCGCGACAGCGTACCGCCAGCGTACGGTCCCACGGACGCGCGCGTCGTGAAGATCCTGGGTGTACGGATCGCGAATCTGCACACGATCGAAGCTGTCGCGTACATGCAGAAGCTGATCTGGGTCGCGTCGCCGTGTGCGCGCGCCGTCTATCTCGTGAATGCCCATACGTTGAACCTGGCGTGCGACGACCCGGATTACCGCTCGGTGCTGAACGGTGCCGACGCCGTGTTCGGCGACGGCACTGGCGTCCGCTGGGCCGCTCGCTGGCAGGGCAAGAAGATGATCGCCAACCTGGTGGGTACCGACCTGCTGCCGTACTTCTTCGTGAACACGACGGAACGGGCGTATCGCTACTTCCTCTTCGGCGCGCGGCCGGACGTCGTCGCGCGGGCCGCGGAGAACCTCCCGACGAGATTTCCCGGACTGAACGTCGTCGGATGCCAGCACGGCCACTATCCGCAGGCGGAGCATGACGCGGTGGTCGCGCGCATCAACGCCGCACGCCCCGACGTGTTGATGGTCGGCATGGGGAATCCGATCCAGGAACGCTGGATCCACGACAACCGCGAGCGTCTAACCGGGGTCAAGCTCGCCATAGGCGTCGGCGGGCTCTTCGACCATTGGGGCGGAGTCCTGAAGCGTGCGCCCATGTGGGTGCGACGCAACGGCTTCGAGTGGGTCCAGCTCATGCTGCAGCAGCCTCACAAATGGCGGCGGTACCTCGTCGGCAATCCGAAGTTCCTGGCGCGAGTGGCGCGCGACACATGGCTCTAG